In the genome of Globicephala melas chromosome 3, mGloMel1.2, whole genome shotgun sequence, one region contains:
- the CCNB1 gene encoding G2/mitotic-specific cyclin-B1 isoform X3 — protein sequence MALRITRNTKINAENKAKVSMAGAKRVPVAAVAASKPGLRPRTALGDIGNKVSEQPQAKLPLKKEAKTLAAGKVIAKKLPKPLEKAPVPVPEPQPELDLEPEPEPETEPVKEEKLAPEPILVDTPSPSPMETSGCAPAEEYLCQAFSDVILAVNDVDAEDGADPNLCSEYVKDIYAYLRQLEDNCVPKKMLQLVGVTAMFIASKYEEMYPPEIGDFAFVTDNTYTKYQIRQMEMKILRALNFSLGRPLPLHFLRRASKIGEVDVELHTLAKYLMELTMLDYDMVHFPPSQIAAGAFCLALKILDNGEWTPTLQHYLSYTEESLLLVMQHLAKNIIIVNRGLTKHMTIKNKYATSKHAKISILAQLNSALVQDLAKAVAKV from the exons ATGGCGCTCCGGATCACCAGG AACACGAAAATTAATGCTGAAAATAAGGCGAAGGTCAGTATGGCAGGCGCAAAGCGAGTGCCTGTGGCCGCTGTTGCAGCCTCTAAGCCCGGGTTGAGGCCAAGAACAGCCCTTGGAGACATCGGTAACAAAGTCAGTGAACAGCCACAGGCCAAATTGCCCCTGAAAAAG GAAGCAAAAACTTTAGCTGCTGGAAAAGTTATTGCTAAAAAACTACCAAAACCTCTGGAAAAGGCTCCTGTACCTGTGCCGGAGCCCCAGCCGGAGCTGGATCTGGAGCCAGAGCCAGAGCCGGAAACCGAGCCTGTTAAAGAAGAGAAACTTGCCCCTGAGCCTATTTTG GTTGATACTCCCTCTCCAAGCCCCATGGAAACATCTGGCTGTGCCCCTGCGGAAGAGTATCTGTGCCAGGCTTTCTCTGATGTAATTCTTGCAGTGAATGATGTGGATGCAGAAGACGGAGCGGATCCAAACCTTTGTAGTGAATATGTAAAAGATATCTATGCTTATCTGAGACAACTTGAG GATAATTGTGTGCCCAAGAAGATGCTGCAGCTGGTTGGTGTCACTGCCATGTTTATTGCAAGCAAATACGAGGAAATGTACCCTCCAGAAATTGGTGACTTTGCCTTTGTGACTGACAACACCTACACTAAGTACCAAATCAGACAGATGGAAATGAAGATTCTAAGAGCTTTAAATTTTAGTCTGGGTCGCCCTCTACCCCTGCATTTCCTTCGGAGAGCATCTAAGATTGGAGAG GTTGATGTTGAGCTACATACTTTGGCCAAATATCTGATGGAACTAACTATGTTGGACTACGATATGGTGCACTTTCCTCCTTCTCAGATTGCAGCAGGAGCCTTTTGCTTAGCACTGAAAATTCTTGATAATGGTGAATGG ACACCAACTCTACAGCATTACCTGTCATACACTGAAGAATCCCTTCTTCTTGTTATGCAACACCTGGCTAAGAATATAATCATAGTGAATCGTGGGCTTACAAAGCATATG ACTATCAAGAACAAGTATGCTACGTCTAAGCATGCTAAGATCAGCATTCTAGCACAGCTGAATTCTGCACTAGTTCAAGATTTAGCCAAGGCTGTGGCAAAGGTGTAA
- the CCNB1 gene encoding G2/mitotic-specific cyclin-B1 isoform X2: MALRITRNTKINAENKAKVSMAGAKRVPVAAVAASKPGLRPRTALGDIGNKVSEQPQAKLPLKKEAKTLAAGKVIAKKLPKPLEKAPVPVPEPQPELDLEPEPEPETEPVKEEKLAPEPILVDTPSPSPMETSGCAPAEEYLCQAFSDVILAVNDVDAEDGADPNLCSEYVKDIYAYLRQLEEEQAVRPKYLLGREVTGNMRAILIDWLVQVQMKFRLLQETMYMTVSIIDRFMQDNCVPKKMLQLVGVTAMFIASKYEEMYPPEIGDFAFVTDNTYTKYQIRQMEMKILRALNFSLGRPLPLHFLRRASKIGEVDVELHTLAKYLMELTMLDYDMVHFPPSQIAAGAFCLALKILDNGEWTIKNKYATSKHAKISILAQLNSALVQDLAKAVAKV, translated from the exons ATGGCGCTCCGGATCACCAGG AACACGAAAATTAATGCTGAAAATAAGGCGAAGGTCAGTATGGCAGGCGCAAAGCGAGTGCCTGTGGCCGCTGTTGCAGCCTCTAAGCCCGGGTTGAGGCCAAGAACAGCCCTTGGAGACATCGGTAACAAAGTCAGTGAACAGCCACAGGCCAAATTGCCCCTGAAAAAG GAAGCAAAAACTTTAGCTGCTGGAAAAGTTATTGCTAAAAAACTACCAAAACCTCTGGAAAAGGCTCCTGTACCTGTGCCGGAGCCCCAGCCGGAGCTGGATCTGGAGCCAGAGCCAGAGCCGGAAACCGAGCCTGTTAAAGAAGAGAAACTTGCCCCTGAGCCTATTTTG GTTGATACTCCCTCTCCAAGCCCCATGGAAACATCTGGCTGTGCCCCTGCGGAAGAGTATCTGTGCCAGGCTTTCTCTGATGTAATTCTTGCAGTGAATGATGTGGATGCAGAAGACGGAGCGGATCCAAACCTTTGTAGTGAATATGTAAAAGATATCTATGCTTATCTGAGACAACTTGAG GAAGAGCAAGCAGTCAGACCAAAATACCTACTGGGCCGTGAAGTCACTGGAAACATGAGAGCCATCCTAATTGACTGGCTAGTGCAGGTTCAAATGAAATTCAGGTTACTCCAGGAGACCATGTACATGACTGTTTCCATTATTGATCGGTTCATGCAG GATAATTGTGTGCCCAAGAAGATGCTGCAGCTGGTTGGTGTCACTGCCATGTTTATTGCAAGCAAATACGAGGAAATGTACCCTCCAGAAATTGGTGACTTTGCCTTTGTGACTGACAACACCTACACTAAGTACCAAATCAGACAGATGGAAATGAAGATTCTAAGAGCTTTAAATTTTAGTCTGGGTCGCCCTCTACCCCTGCATTTCCTTCGGAGAGCATCTAAGATTGGAGAG GTTGATGTTGAGCTACATACTTTGGCCAAATATCTGATGGAACTAACTATGTTGGACTACGATATGGTGCACTTTCCTCCTTCTCAGATTGCAGCAGGAGCCTTTTGCTTAGCACTGAAAATTCTTGATAATGGTGAATGG ACTATCAAGAACAAGTATGCTACGTCTAAGCATGCTAAGATCAGCATTCTAGCACAGCTGAATTCTGCACTAGTTCAAGATTTAGCCAAGGCTGTGGCAAAGGTGTAA
- the CCNB1 gene encoding G2/mitotic-specific cyclin-B1 isoform X1 — MALRITRNTKINAENKAKVSMAGAKRVPVAAVAASKPGLRPRTALGDIGNKVSEQPQAKLPLKKEAKTLAAGKVIAKKLPKPLEKAPVPVPEPQPELDLEPEPEPETEPVKEEKLAPEPILVDTPSPSPMETSGCAPAEEYLCQAFSDVILAVNDVDAEDGADPNLCSEYVKDIYAYLRQLEEEQAVRPKYLLGREVTGNMRAILIDWLVQVQMKFRLLQETMYMTVSIIDRFMQDNCVPKKMLQLVGVTAMFIASKYEEMYPPEIGDFAFVTDNTYTKYQIRQMEMKILRALNFSLGRPLPLHFLRRASKIGEVDVELHTLAKYLMELTMLDYDMVHFPPSQIAAGAFCLALKILDNGEWTPTLQHYLSYTEESLLLVMQHLAKNIIIVNRGLTKHMTIKNKYATSKHAKISILAQLNSALVQDLAKAVAKV, encoded by the exons ATGGCGCTCCGGATCACCAGG AACACGAAAATTAATGCTGAAAATAAGGCGAAGGTCAGTATGGCAGGCGCAAAGCGAGTGCCTGTGGCCGCTGTTGCAGCCTCTAAGCCCGGGTTGAGGCCAAGAACAGCCCTTGGAGACATCGGTAACAAAGTCAGTGAACAGCCACAGGCCAAATTGCCCCTGAAAAAG GAAGCAAAAACTTTAGCTGCTGGAAAAGTTATTGCTAAAAAACTACCAAAACCTCTGGAAAAGGCTCCTGTACCTGTGCCGGAGCCCCAGCCGGAGCTGGATCTGGAGCCAGAGCCAGAGCCGGAAACCGAGCCTGTTAAAGAAGAGAAACTTGCCCCTGAGCCTATTTTG GTTGATACTCCCTCTCCAAGCCCCATGGAAACATCTGGCTGTGCCCCTGCGGAAGAGTATCTGTGCCAGGCTTTCTCTGATGTAATTCTTGCAGTGAATGATGTGGATGCAGAAGACGGAGCGGATCCAAACCTTTGTAGTGAATATGTAAAAGATATCTATGCTTATCTGAGACAACTTGAG GAAGAGCAAGCAGTCAGACCAAAATACCTACTGGGCCGTGAAGTCACTGGAAACATGAGAGCCATCCTAATTGACTGGCTAGTGCAGGTTCAAATGAAATTCAGGTTACTCCAGGAGACCATGTACATGACTGTTTCCATTATTGATCGGTTCATGCAG GATAATTGTGTGCCCAAGAAGATGCTGCAGCTGGTTGGTGTCACTGCCATGTTTATTGCAAGCAAATACGAGGAAATGTACCCTCCAGAAATTGGTGACTTTGCCTTTGTGACTGACAACACCTACACTAAGTACCAAATCAGACAGATGGAAATGAAGATTCTAAGAGCTTTAAATTTTAGTCTGGGTCGCCCTCTACCCCTGCATTTCCTTCGGAGAGCATCTAAGATTGGAGAG GTTGATGTTGAGCTACATACTTTGGCCAAATATCTGATGGAACTAACTATGTTGGACTACGATATGGTGCACTTTCCTCCTTCTCAGATTGCAGCAGGAGCCTTTTGCTTAGCACTGAAAATTCTTGATAATGGTGAATGG ACACCAACTCTACAGCATTACCTGTCATACACTGAAGAATCCCTTCTTCTTGTTATGCAACACCTGGCTAAGAATATAATCATAGTGAATCGTGGGCTTACAAAGCATATG ACTATCAAGAACAAGTATGCTACGTCTAAGCATGCTAAGATCAGCATTCTAGCACAGCTGAATTCTGCACTAGTTCAAGATTTAGCCAAGGCTGTGGCAAAGGTGTAA